Below is a genomic region from Raphanus sativus cultivar WK10039 chromosome 4, ASM80110v3, whole genome shotgun sequence.
CCGTCGAAGTTTGAGGAGGCTAGAGGATCGCCAAAAGGAACATACTGACCGGAAGTGGATCAGATCAAAGAGGTTGTCGATTCTCAAGGAGATAGAGTGGATGATCTCCGACGGCAACTCAGACCAGTTCTCCATTTTCCTTTCTTGATCTGAGGATCATGTCGAGCTTGTTATAAGCCTAAAACTAAAACGTGTTTGACTTTCTCTGTAATTCTCTTAAGTTAATGAGttgacattcttttttttttgctatccCATATAGTGCTCTAAAACATGCTAAGCACTCATTACACTTACACAGTAAATGAATCTCTATCGTTTAGCATACACGTACATCTACATAAAGCGTAGACAGATATATGATTTGtcattaaataattataaatttaaaattattttgtaaacaaCTAAGCTAATagatataatcatataaatacataaacaactaacaaattaatataaataataacattaataaaatatataataatattaatacttTAGGTTTTTGAATACTTAAAACTCGCGAAGTTATTCACATAGACTACATAACATCTGACTAAACggattcaaaactatataaatctACCTAAAAACTggataacataataaaaatggtatggctttttttttttgtcacggaaAAAAATGGTATGGCTAATTACTGTATAGCAATATATAGACGCTGCCTAGACGAGAGCGTATTTTAAAACACTGATCCCAAGTTATATCAAATGGCTTATAATCCAAAAACTGAGCCTAAAGATCCTGCGTTTGAGAATCACAGACTTGAACCTcaaacaaaaatacattatGCATCTAGAAtgaattgaagaaaaaaaaacattaaacaagaGGAGATCGAGATCACTTCGTATGCCTATCTCCTACAAACCAACACTGAAAATCGACAGTAGTTACTTCATGATTGACTCGTGATGAAAGATGCTGTTGATATACAAATACTGCGGTtgaatttgttttcttgtagacTTCTTTTTTACTAAACATCACCAAGATTCCTTTGGACTCGTTTGCTTTGGTTTCTGCGGCTTATGAGGTATTGAAAGCAAATAATAATTCTCTCAACTGTCCTTCAGCACTGTGTACTGATGTTGCCTGCATATACAGAGTTCACATGACACATTTATCTTAGTGAAAATTGTTATGTCAACTCACAGGGCGTAATCTTGTgagtataatttttatgttaccaTCGATCAGTAAACAGAGTTTCAAGACTCTTACTTACCCTTGTCAAGAATGCAAACCGTAATGTCTCAATTTGCATACCCGAGCAAAGCCTGAGGTCGAAACCAAGTGAATCTATACCGATCAGCTTCACTTCCTACATTTGCCAAACATAATAATATTGATCAGGGCAACATAGAGACCTTtaaacaacttgttgataataAATTCAAGTATCTCTCTACCTCTGCTTGAATCCCGTTATGTCTCCAACATAGAGATTTGAGCGCTTCAGTCAGTTTGTTATCCCCATCTTCTTCTAAACGACTCACAATCCCGTCTGGTGCGAGTGCAATAGCATCAGGTTGTGCTTTTCTGACATCTTCCACTTCCACTTGAGTCTgtttcaaaagtaaaaaaaaaacacacacaaccGAGCAAAAGATTGAGTCTAAAGAAGAATTGACACAAGGAGAACGGAGTGGAGAGAGGCTTTATCGTAAACCTGATGCCCCTGTGCTGTGATGAGCTGGATTTTATTCATCTCCAGCCTGTAATAAGATATGGCATTTCTCGAATTCTCAAGCTGCAATATCTCACTTTCATCAACTTTCTCTTCGGATTTCTCTCCCTCCTTCTTTTTGTCAGACTTGGGATCAGAGATATCTGAGTGGTCTTTCACAAAGACACGGCTCAATAGCCCCTGGATAGCAAGGCCAGCAGAGGGTTTCTCCATCCAGTTTAAAGGATCCTTTGACGCAACCTCGGCTATCCTCCTGGCAAAGTACATGGGATGGCAAGTTCTCATAGTTTCCAAGTTTGCCCAGTCTCCGAGTGACTCATCAGAGTCTGAAACATAATCATCGTCTCCATCCTCTAGAACAGCAACCCATTCCTGACAAGTCACCGTCACAATATCTCGTTTATGATgggaatgaaaaaaaaaagatgaaaacaAAATGTACAAACCTCATCATCTTTGTCTTCATCTTCCTCCCTCTTGTTTTCATCGTCAACTTCAGTAATACCATCTTCCAtttcttcaatctcaaaaccAATACCAGAGGGAGTACTCAGCTCCATGTCCTTGATCATCTCCATCGTATCAAAACCTACTATTACTTGCTGCAATTGCATACGTTAACGGTATTACACCTCCTCTATCTCCATGCATATGATTATCCAGAGGAAAGTAACATACCACATAATTATTATCTGAGGTGACAACGGTCTGCATGATGTCCTCGTTTTCCCTAACTTGGAAGTATATATCTGCATTGCATAAGGGTAAACTCAATTCCAAAATGCTTGACAATAATAATAAGCCAAGtcaataaataataagaagaagaaagggtgTTCTTACTTCCATGCTGATCTGTTACATAAGGAATATCAGGCCAGAGAATGTTCTCATGAAGTCCAATACCAAGTAAACCTGATAGCATCAACGTTCCTTTTTTGTTCAcctgaacaagaagaagacacaCTACGCAAAATCGTCAGATGCGCAAAGGGACAGTTTTGTAAAAGGGTCCTATAAAAATTGTGTCTTTGGGGGGGATGATTGAAAGATGTCATGTAATACCTCAATGATGGTTCTAGCGGTTTCAGCAGGTGGAAGCCTAGAATCACCAGGATTCTCTGGCACATAGGCTCTGATATCTTCGGAAGGATGATAACTAGGCTTCTTTGGATCTGAAGCTGAACCCAAATACTCCGCAATGGCTTGAGTTCTATTCTTCCGCAGGCACTTCCTCGTGAAATAGTCACTGTTACACTTGAGAAGTCCACTCCTGGTAGGTAATATGCACAGCAAATACAAGTCAATTAACACATAACAAAAACGGTACCAAGGGTaactgaatatgaaatattacAAAACTGAACTAGCATCTCACCCTTGTTTGAACACCAGTAACTGGTAATGAAAAGATTAAAACTTTTGTATGAACAGAGTAAGTggtaatgaacaaaaaaaattaaaaatctaaacttttGTATGTAACAGAGTAAGTGGTAAtggaagaaaaaatataaaaatctcaACTTTTGAATGTAACAGAGTAAGTGGTAATGGAAGAAAGGCATCGACAGTACCTAGGAGCAATAGGCTTGAGACGGTGAGGATGAAAGACTCGCCGAGGCGCAAAGCAGCTTCCTTCTTCCTCTGTGTTGTGTACATGACGATACTCTGCAAGAAGCCAAACAAAAAGTAAGTTTGTTGGATTCAACATATGAAGCAAAGAAAGTTCCTTTTAACATGAGAGTATTGATAGAAGAGATGAATTACGGAGGAGCGCCGTTGAAGAGAAGAGACGGACGGCCATGACGGAGAGTCCCTTTTAAATCTTCAGGGATGAAGCTGAGGCCTGGCCTCTCGTGGGGGAGGAAGGAATGCTATAGCTTTATCTCCCCTCTCTTTCGGATTTTGCTAACTGGTGTTGACGTGTTGTGTGGTCATTGGCTATTACTCGAGATCACGCGTTCACTTAAAGGCTATCCTTTGAAACGCTGCGTTTTGGGTTTGGTTATGATTTCATTACATGCCTTCCTAACCTACAAAACTCTGTTTCAAAGTGTTTCTTCAAAACCCAATCTGATTTATGATGGGAAACTAACAAAACTTTGGCGATTTTTATTACTTCCAACGGAATCAATTATTTGTTGTGGAGTCATGTTTACGACCGGTGAAACTCCACATCATCAGACAGTCCAAACACGCGACCAGGAGATTATTGTGGTTGATGAAAGCAAATTGATCCAAGACGGACTGATGGTACTGTCCATTGTTCAAAATTCTCTTGAGTCATCGGTTAATTTTGTTTCTGATTCCATGGAATGCATTAAGCTGCAAATTATCTTGCGTTCAAGGATTACTTAGATTTCTTTTGCTCCTAGTTGCCTAATTGagtgtgtttaaaaaaaatatatattttaaaatctatatgaATTTCCACTAGATTGCACTTccgaaacaaaaacaagaacaaCATAAGTCACTTTAGTTCCTAGATATAGGGTGTGATTGGTAATAGCTGTGGATGCTTTCGAGAGCcccatttatttttaaagtactAAAATCAGAGCAATTaaggtttaatttattttttaaaaccacaACTATTGAAATAACCTACAGCTGTAGAAGTGCTCTGCAGAGCCAAATATCCAAAGGAAATTTTTAGTGTTTTCCATAAAATTCgaatgtaaaaaaatttaaagttacaGCAAAAATTTCGAAGCTACAGCTATTACCAATCGGACCCATAGATTAGTGTATGTGTACGATCATAACAAaaccatcaattttttttttaattttattcatataGTAACACCATCTTTGgatagagaaaataaaatagttctTTATTTCACAGAAGTTTAGTTCTAGAATTATTACAATAGATCAATTAAATAACTGGATCTCTGTTATTTGTTCTCCATATCGACCTTATTGATTAAAGCTTTTATCAAAACAACATAAATATTTAGGTTATAGTACAACAATCACATACACACATAAAATAAGAtgccatatttatatattttaagcacCGTAGTTAGCGTTAGTAACTCTGCAATCTCGGCGAATCTCTCCAGCTTTGCCGGTCAACACATTGATAGACCCCATCCTCGACATTGCCAAAGCAAAAGATTTTCTGAAATCTTCGAAACCTGCAGCGAACTCTTGAGTGATCTCCTTCGAGTCCTCGTTGTAGAGCAACTGTTGGTCCACGCCCAAGACAGCGTTATGAGACAGGACTCGAGAATAGTAAGAGCTGCTGAATCTGTTGCTCGAGCCTGAGTCTGGATTGAGGTAAACGAGTGGATCGGTTTGACCCTTTTGTGTTCTTGGTGGACAAAGATATCGAAGTTGTGACACCAATGTTGTGTTCATGGTCGGGTCTGGTTTTCCGGAGTTCTTGAAGTTGTATAACCTGTTCACTATGTGGCTGCAATGTGTCTTCCCCATCGAATGTGCTCCTGTGtccattataaattataaaattagagGCTGTTAAAATTCATACATTTAGCGAATCTTATTTAGCTCCActttcttatataaaattaaattttgtagtGGTTTGCTTTAAATAAactcttatatatttaaattttcacgatatatatttgtaaatttcaAAGGTAAAAGAAGAGTGGTGTTACGTTTacaattaacaaaacaaaattacttGAGATGCTTATGATTGCTGATTCATTTGAATAAATATTATGCATTATATATAAACCTAATCGCAAACGTAAAGGTAAACCCGATGAGGTCTCAAAATATAACCTAACATGCGATTGTGTTTCCCTTGAAGAAATGATGAAAAGTTGCTTGGATctaaaggaaaagaaaagaagaagatggggTAAATTACCTAGAAGAGTAGTCATGTCCAAAACGTCAAGACCTTTGGAATTGAAGTATGCCAGTGACTCCTCGACTGAGATAGACGGTGACGGTAGATCCACAGCGTCTGCACTTAGTGCACCACCGTCCCTTCTCCCCGTGAACACAGGATAAGATGGTGCACCGGCCTAATCATCATTTCATCCAATCAAA
It encodes:
- the LOC108848775 gene encoding LOW QUALITY PROTEIN: uncharacterized protein At3g49140 (The sequence of the model RefSeq protein was modified relative to this genomic sequence to represent the inferred CDS: deleted 1 base in 1 codon), which gives rise to MAVRLFSSTALLQYRHVHNTEEEGSCFAPRRVFHPHRLKPIAPRSGLLKCNSDYFTRKCLRKNRTQAIAEYLGSASDPKKPSYHPSEDIRAYVPENPGDSRLPPAETARTIIEVNKKGTLMLSGLLGIGLHENILWPDIPYVTDQHGNIYFQVRENEDIMQTVVTSDNNYVQVIVGFDTMEMIKDMELSTPSGIGFEIEEMEDGITEVDDENKREEDEDKDDEEWVAVLEDGDDDYVSDSDESLGDWANLETMRTCHPMYFARRIAEVASKDPLNWMEKPSAGLAIQGLLSRVFVKDHSDISDPKSDKKKEGEKSEEKVDESEILQLENSRNAISYYRLEMNKIQLITAQGHQTQVEVEDVRKAQPDAIALAPDGIVSRLEEDGDNKLTEALKSLCWRHNGIQAEEVKLIGIDSLGFDLRLCSGMQIETLRFAFLTRATSVHSAEGQLRELLFASIPHKPQKPKQTSPKESW
- the LOC130511037 gene encoding probable peroxidase 61, whose protein sequence is MKQCMKFFPLLALVVISLTGTATVKAATGLNPPVKLVWHYYKVTNTCDDAEAYIRHQVEKFYRNDTSIAPKLLRLLYSDCMVNGCDASVLLQGPNSERTAPQNRGLGGFVIIDKIKQVLESRCPGVVSCADILNLATRDAVHMAGAPSYPVFTGRRDGGALSADAVDLPSPSISVEESLAYFNSKGLDVLDMTTLLGAHSMGKTHCSHIVNRLYNFKNSGKPDPTMNTTLVSQLRYLCPPRTQKGQTDPLVYLNPDSGSSNRFSSSYYSRVLSHNAVLGVDQQLLYNEDSKEITQEFAAGFEDFRKSFALAMSRMGSINVLTGKAGEIRRDCRVTNANYGA